In a genomic window of Pedobacter sp. KBS0701:
- a CDS encoding LUD domain-containing protein has protein sequence MKDNTTAKEQILKKIRKALLEKRENPYPNLEESPLYKKNTDELEILFAEQLTAISGNFIFCEDGIDFFENMLQLADKYKWRKIYCWEPEIQQFLSKYEFPFYQTDKDFEQAEVGITLCEALVARNGSVMVSNSGAAGRRLSIFPHQHIVIAKTSQLVLDLKDAFLLLKNKYGNQIPSMISNITGPSRTADIEKTLVLGAHGPKELFVFLIDDFS, from the coding sequence ATGAAGGATAATACGACAGCTAAAGAACAAATACTAAAAAAGATAAGGAAAGCACTATTAGAGAAGCGCGAAAACCCATATCCTAATTTAGAAGAAAGTCCATTGTATAAAAAAAATACAGATGAGCTGGAGATATTATTTGCCGAACAGCTTACAGCTATATCCGGTAATTTTATCTTCTGCGAGGATGGAATTGATTTTTTTGAAAACATGTTGCAGCTGGCCGATAAATATAAATGGCGGAAAATATACTGTTGGGAACCAGAAATACAGCAGTTTTTAAGCAAATACGAATTCCCTTTTTACCAAACCGATAAAGATTTTGAACAGGCAGAAGTGGGCATTACCCTTTGCGAAGCTTTGGTTGCCCGCAACGGAAGTGTAATGGTAAGCAATAGCGGTGCTGCTGGTAGGAGATTAAGCATTTTTCCACATCAACACATTGTGATCGCCAAAACCAGTCAGTTGGTTTTAGATCTTAAAGATGCTTTTCTGTTATTGAAGAACAAGTATGGTAATCAGATCCCATCGATGATCAGCAATATTACAGGCCCCAGCAGAACTGCCGATATCGAAAAAACATTGGTTTTAGGTGCACATGGACCTAAAGAGCTTTTTGTATTTTTAATTGATGATTTTAGTTAA
- the ftsH gene encoding ATP-dependent zinc metalloprotease FtsH, with translation MNDNQNTNEKQGRRIPNIPKKPQKGSKFNIFWVYAAIIIAIIAAQFLFTTDGGKEVTYQKFEQQMLLKGDVQKVVAYKSDDLVRVEVYIKKDSLKKPIYDGYKSTSTFSVNNAASPVVFFNAGTMDGLDKQLADSQKDLPANQPRILAEKTSRSNPLASWFLSIILPVLLLIGFWIFMMRRMGGGAGGGGQIFSIGKSKATLFDKESQVNITFNDVAGLEEAKTEVMEIVDFLKNPKKYTDLGGKIPKGALLVGSPGTGKTLLAKAVAGEAQVPFFSLSGSDFVEMFVGVGASRVRDLFKQAKDKSPCIIFIDEIDAIGRARGKNGVMGGNDERENTLNQLLVEMDGFGTNTHVIILAATNRADVLDKALLRAGRFDRQIYVDLPDVIERKQIFEVHITPLKKSEELDTEFLAKQTPGFSGADIANVCNEAALIAARKNKSAVDKQDFLDAVDRIVGGLEKKNKIITPSEKRAIAIHEAGHATVSWLLEHAAPLVKVTIVPRGQSLGAAWYLPEERLIVRPHQMLDEMCATMGGRAAEKVMFDTISTGALSDLEKVNKQARAMVTIYGLNEKLGNITYYDSSGQNEYNFSKPYSEDTALTIDKEISALIEGQYQRAIQLLEENKDKLIQLADILIEKEVLFKDDLEVIFGKRLFENQGESGTPGHITPVEA, from the coding sequence ATGAACGATAATCAAAACACCAACGAAAAACAGGGGAGAAGAATTCCAAACATCCCTAAAAAACCACAAAAAGGATCGAAATTTAATATTTTCTGGGTGTATGCGGCCATTATCATAGCCATTATTGCAGCACAGTTTTTATTTACTACGGACGGAGGTAAGGAAGTAACTTACCAAAAGTTTGAGCAACAGATGTTACTTAAAGGTGACGTGCAGAAGGTTGTTGCCTATAAATCCGACGATTTAGTCCGCGTAGAGGTATACATCAAAAAAGATAGTTTAAAAAAACCAATATACGATGGATACAAAAGCACTAGCACATTTAGTGTAAATAATGCAGCCAGTCCTGTTGTATTTTTCAATGCCGGCACGATGGACGGGCTTGATAAACAACTTGCCGATTCGCAAAAAGATCTTCCTGCTAACCAACCTAGGATATTGGCTGAAAAAACCAGCCGCAGCAATCCATTAGCAAGCTGGTTTTTAAGCATCATTTTACCCGTATTGCTTTTAATCGGTTTTTGGATTTTTATGATGCGCAGAATGGGCGGTGGTGCTGGCGGCGGCGGTCAGATTTTCAGTATCGGAAAATCAAAAGCTACTTTATTTGATAAAGAAAGCCAGGTAAATATTACTTTCAACGATGTTGCCGGTTTAGAAGAAGCAAAAACAGAGGTAATGGAAATTGTAGATTTCCTTAAAAATCCTAAGAAATATACCGATCTGGGTGGAAAAATCCCGAAAGGTGCTTTATTGGTAGGCTCACCGGGTACTGGTAAAACCTTATTGGCTAAAGCAGTTGCAGGCGAGGCTCAGGTTCCGTTCTTCTCTCTGTCAGGATCTGATTTCGTAGAGATGTTTGTTGGAGTAGGTGCATCTCGTGTTCGCGACTTGTTTAAACAAGCGAAAGATAAATCTCCTTGTATTATCTTTATTGATGAGATTGATGCCATTGGCCGTGCCCGTGGTAAAAACGGTGTAATGGGCGGAAATGATGAGCGTGAAAATACCTTAAATCAACTTTTGGTTGAAATGGATGGCTTTGGTACCAATACACATGTTATCATTTTGGCTGCAACCAACCGTGCGGATGTTTTAGATAAAGCCTTATTAAGAGCGGGTAGGTTCGACAGACAGATTTATGTTGATTTACCGGATGTTATCGAGCGTAAACAAATTTTTGAAGTCCACATTACTCCACTTAAAAAATCAGAAGAGCTTGATACAGAATTTTTAGCTAAACAAACGCCAGGATTCTCAGGCGCAGATATTGCAAATGTTTGTAACGAAGCCGCATTAATTGCTGCCCGTAAAAATAAATCAGCTGTAGATAAACAGGATTTCTTAGATGCGGTTGACCGTATTGTAGGTGGTTTAGAAAAGAAAAACAAAATCATCACACCAAGTGAAAAACGTGCTATTGCTATTCATGAGGCTGGCCATGCTACTGTAAGCTGGTTGTTAGAACACGCAGCGCCATTGGTTAAAGTTACCATTGTTCCACGTGGACAAAGTTTAGGTGCAGCCTGGTATTTACCAGAAGAACGTTTAATTGTTCGTCCACACCAGATGCTTGATGAAATGTGTGCAACAATGGGCGGTAGGGCCGCTGAAAAAGTGATGTTCGATACCATTTCTACAGGTGCCCTGAGCGATTTAGAAAAAGTAAATAAACAAGCTAGGGCAATGGTTACCATTTATGGCTTGAACGAAAAGTTAGGAAATATTACTTATTATGATTCTTCTGGTCAGAACGAGTATAACTTCTCTAAACCATATTCAGAGGATACCGCTTTAACTATCGATAAAGAAATTTCAGCGTTAATTGAAGGTCAATATCAAAGAGCCATCCAGTTATTGGAAGAAAATAAAGATAAATTGATCCAGTTAGCCGATATTTTAATCGAAAAAGAAGTTTTATTTAAAGACGATTTAGAAGTGATTTTCGGAAAACGTTTATTCGAAAACCAAGGTGAAAGTGGTACACCCGGACATATTACTCCGGTTGAGGCATAA
- a CDS encoding biotin--[acetyl-CoA-carboxylase] ligase, which yields MQNNTFSTLFVGQNLIKLKEVDSTNNFLKNLVSKSEPLAEGTVIMADNQFAGRGQQESVWQTQAGKNISTSIYLKPSFLPLDKQFYLNIAVSLAVSDALAYFVPEGIKVKWPNDMYYHNKKLGGILIENTLTGSSFKSSVVGIGLNVNQSEFSESISERATSIIRILQRDVPLMDIMDKIFIFMEKYYLILREGKYSILQNDYLARLYNYQVSALYKHNGEVFEGIIKGVEDNGRLNVDTEKGLKIFNFKEIEFTHTK from the coding sequence TTGCAAAATAACACTTTTTCGACACTATTTGTTGGTCAAAATTTAATCAAATTAAAAGAAGTTGATTCTACGAATAACTTTCTAAAAAACTTGGTGTCAAAATCCGAGCCATTAGCTGAAGGGACTGTAATTATGGCAGACAATCAGTTTGCCGGAAGAGGACAGCAGGAAAGCGTTTGGCAAACCCAGGCGGGTAAAAATATTAGTACAAGTATTTATTTAAAGCCTTCTTTTTTGCCACTTGATAAGCAGTTTTATTTAAATATTGCCGTTAGTTTGGCTGTTAGTGATGCCTTAGCTTATTTTGTGCCGGAGGGAATAAAAGTAAAATGGCCCAATGATATGTATTACCATAATAAGAAATTAGGCGGGATATTAATCGAAAATACACTGACAGGCAGTTCTTTTAAATCATCAGTAGTTGGCATTGGCTTAAATGTAAATCAATCAGAATTTTCTGAAAGCATAAGCGAGCGAGCCACTTCCATCATTCGAATTTTACAAAGAGATGTACCTTTAATGGATATTATGGATAAAATATTCATTTTTATGGAAAAATACTACTTAATTTTGAGGGAAGGGAAATACAGTATTTTACAAAATGATTACCTTGCGAGGCTGTATAACTATCAGGTTTCTGCGTTATATAAACATAACGGCGAGGTTTTTGAAGGAATCATTAAAGGAGTTGAAGATAACGGTAGACTAAACGTTGATACAGAAAAAGGTTTAAAAATTTTTAACTTTAAAGAAATTGAATTTACACACACAAAATAA
- a CDS encoding protein-disulfide reductase DsbD domain-containing protein, with protein MKKITLVLSMVLFTIAGAFAQIEKPVTWAYSAKKVSKTEAIIYLKATIDDRWHIYSQNVKDGGPVKTTFTFTPSKDFSLVAKTIEPKAIVKYESTFKMNVSYFEKAVIFQQKIKLNKATTVVKGVVEFMVCNDKQCLPPEEVEFSIPVK; from the coding sequence ATGAAAAAAATCACCCTGGTGCTTTCGATGGTACTTTTTACCATTGCTGGCGCATTCGCTCAAATTGAAAAACCGGTAACGTGGGCTTACTCTGCAAAAAAAGTAAGTAAAACTGAAGCTATAATTTATTTAAAAGCAACAATTGATGACAGATGGCATATTTATTCTCAGAATGTGAAAGACGGAGGGCCGGTAAAAACTACTTTTACTTTTACCCCTTCTAAAGATTTCAGCCTTGTAGCTAAAACAATTGAGCCTAAAGCTATTGTTAAATATGAAAGCACTTTTAAAATGAATGTAAGTTATTTTGAAAAAGCGGTAATTTTTCAACAAAAAATTAAGCTAAACAAAGCAACTACAGTTGTTAAAGGCGTGGTAGAGTTTATGGTTTGTAACGATAAACAATGTCTTCCGCCAGAAGAAGTTGAGTTCAGTATTCCGGTTAAATAG
- the rsfS gene encoding ribosome silencing factor, giving the protein MVKKKIVALSTYLSELAVHGIQEKKGEDIVRLDLRNIHTSVADYFIIASANSGTQVKAIADSVEKEIYKATQADPRHKEGFESADWIILDYFDVVVHIFKTEKRHFYGIEELWGDAESTNYQSA; this is encoded by the coding sequence ATGGTAAAAAAGAAAATAGTAGCCCTTTCTACATACCTTTCAGAGTTAGCCGTTCACGGCATACAGGAAAAAAAAGGAGAAGATATAGTGCGGTTAGATCTTAGAAATATTCATACTTCAGTCGCTGATTATTTTATTATAGCAAGTGCCAACTCCGGTACTCAGGTAAAAGCTATTGCCGATAGTGTAGAAAAAGAAATATATAAAGCCACTCAGGCCGATCCGAGACATAAGGAAGGTTTCGAATCAGCAGATTGGATTATTCTTGATTATTTCGATGTGGTTGTGCACATTTTTAAAACAGAAAAGCGCCACTTTTATGGCATAGAAGAACTTTGGGGAGATGCAGAAAGCACAAATTATCAAAGCGCATAA
- a CDS encoding serine protease → MKYKVLIFLSFILLLLDVKAQNCYPDSSKRVRIMDTNIPNEYTCYMEMTRGWHKYYGSGALIHPRVMITAGHNLAYFPFVKRIPFFLFRGTRKVDLYFGSIDSGHYTTSTSLKLKKCKNKFFKRGYWINSKINRDFSIIILPDSSIYKKVRGHYKFVSVKPDELQGSELHITGSPGDQDLFEMWTEGTKNFSVVDASLHYDLYTVVRNSGSPIWIKDNNNVPQLVGVHSRGLDHCNGSVLINAETYKQVVEWCKKSGINLEK, encoded by the coding sequence ATGAAATATAAAGTATTAATATTCCTTAGTTTTATTTTGCTGCTTTTAGATGTAAAAGCACAAAACTGTTATCCTGATTCATCTAAGAGGGTACGTATTATGGATACCAATATTCCTAATGAATATACTTGTTATATGGAAATGACCAGGGGCTGGCATAAATATTATGGTTCTGGTGCGCTGATTCATCCAAGGGTAATGATTACGGCAGGGCATAACCTGGCCTACTTCCCTTTTGTAAAAAGAATTCCGTTTTTTCTTTTCAGGGGAACGAGAAAGGTCGATCTGTATTTTGGCTCGATAGATTCGGGACATTATACAACGAGTACCTCATTAAAGCTTAAAAAATGTAAAAACAAGTTTTTTAAGAGAGGCTATTGGATAAACTCAAAAATTAATAGGGATTTTTCGATCATCATATTGCCCGATTCCTCTATTTATAAAAAAGTTCGTGGGCATTATAAATTCGTTTCTGTTAAGCCGGATGAATTACAAGGAAGCGAATTGCATATAACAGGATCTCCCGGTGATCAAGACCTATTTGAAATGTGGACAGAGGGCACGAAAAATTTTTCGGTGGTGGATGCTTCTTTACATTATGATTTATATACGGTGGTAAGAAATAGCGGTTCTCCGATTTGGATAAAAGATAATAATAATGTACCTCAATTGGTCGGGGTACATTCAAGGGGTTTAGATCATTGTAATGGATCAGTTCTCATTAATGCCGAAACCTATAAACAGGTGGTCGAATGGTGTAAAAAATCAGGAATAAATTTGGAAAAATAA
- the pfkA gene encoding 6-phosphofructokinase — protein sequence MNKIKKIGVLTSGGDSPGMNAAIRAVVRGSIYYDIEVTGFIRGYEGLINNDFIPMDRKSVANIIQRGGTILKTARSEAFRTVEGRKQAYENLKAKGIDALVVIGGDGTFTGANIFSKEFDFPIVGLPGTIDNDLAGTDFTIGYDSAINTVIDAVDRIRDTAESHDRLFIVEVMGRDSGLIALRSGIGVGAEAIMIPEANMNADDILHKLEHSRKDKASKIIIVAEGDDTGGAFKVGEILQEKYPHYDTKVSVLGHIQRGGKPTCMDRVLASRLGVAAVEGLISGESGVMAGQVNREIIFTPFDHAIKHINAEKVSAKWLKLIDILSF from the coding sequence ATGAATAAGATTAAAAAAATTGGTGTTTTAACCTCTGGCGGCGATTCGCCAGGGATGAACGCTGCAATTAGGGCCGTAGTAAGAGGCTCTATTTACTATGACATTGAAGTAACTGGTTTTATCCGTGGCTACGAAGGGCTGATCAACAATGATTTTATCCCTATGGACCGCAAATCTGTAGCAAATATTATCCAGCGCGGAGGAACCATTTTAAAAACCGCACGCAGTGAAGCTTTTAGAACCGTTGAGGGCAGAAAACAAGCTTATGAAAACCTGAAAGCTAAAGGCATTGATGCTTTAGTGGTAATTGGTGGTGACGGAACATTTACAGGTGCCAATATTTTTTCTAAAGAGTTCGATTTCCCGATTGTAGGTTTACCAGGAACAATTGATAATGATTTGGCAGGTACCGATTTTACTATCGGTTATGATTCTGCTATCAACACTGTTATTGATGCGGTAGACAGGATCAGGGATACGGCCGAATCGCATGACAGGCTTTTTATTGTGGAAGTGATGGGTCGTGACTCCGGATTAATTGCTTTAAGAAGTGGAATAGGCGTAGGTGCTGAGGCCATCATGATTCCAGAGGCAAACATGAACGCCGATGACATTCTACATAAATTAGAGCATAGCCGTAAAGATAAAGCCTCAAAAATTATTATTGTTGCAGAAGGTGATGATACAGGAGGTGCATTTAAGGTTGGCGAAATTTTGCAGGAAAAATACCCGCACTACGATACAAAGGTTTCAGTTTTAGGCCACATTCAGCGGGGAGGTAAACCAACTTGTATGGACCGTGTATTGGCAAGTCGCTTAGGTGTTGCTGCTGTAGAGGGTTTAATTAGTGGCGAAAGCGGCGTAATGGCCGGGCAGGTAAACCGCGAAATTATTTTTACCCCTTTCGATCATGCCATTAAACACATTAATGCAGAAAAAGT
- a CDS encoding cell envelope integrity protein TolA, with protein sequence MKNFLTTIFFLFMVQLANAQSHVAKSQYLRYNCRFAPKGSNNSEGKNMCPACAKEEEDARKKSIADDKAAYEAGKIRNAKLKVEREADFKKKLAETAEKNKVTEVRVTMGKTPVTASKKAEVPVKKAPSKPTKDILFFADYPGSMSMSGKNLNYFLNENGDTVLKSKDYESTFAAYGDNKNNFPKNIGIVILNEENTLTNGKTRNVADIVDLKGKRLFNDKSISTIFHLMNDYFVIGRSKDFGEDSSWGYNYRRIQEVDIYNVKTKKTITLDKDRSRVELYLTFDHHKLEDEGLKPVLSRRYSNYDEDIYCINAAGELVVKRFQGK encoded by the coding sequence ATGAAAAATTTCTTAACTACTATTTTTTTCCTGTTTATGGTACAGCTAGCAAATGCGCAATCTCATGTTGCGAAAAGTCAATACCTCCGTTATAACTGTAGGTTCGCACCTAAGGGCTCTAACAATTCAGAGGGTAAAAACATGTGCCCGGCCTGTGCAAAAGAGGAAGAGGATGCAAGAAAAAAGAGCATAGCCGACGATAAAGCAGCTTATGAAGCAGGCAAAATTAGAAATGCAAAGCTTAAGGTCGAAAGGGAGGCAGACTTTAAAAAGAAACTGGCCGAAACGGCAGAGAAAAATAAAGTGACCGAAGTACGCGTAACGATGGGGAAAACGCCTGTAACAGCGAGCAAAAAGGCTGAAGTGCCCGTAAAAAAAGCACCATCTAAACCCACAAAAGATATATTGTTTTTTGCCGACTATCCAGGATCAATGTCGATGAGTGGTAAAAACTTAAACTACTTTTTGAACGAAAACGGCGATACGGTTTTAAAAAGCAAGGATTATGAAAGCACTTTCGCTGCTTATGGAGACAATAAAAATAATTTCCCTAAGAATATAGGAATTGTGATTTTGAATGAAGAAAACACCTTAACTAATGGTAAAACGAGAAATGTTGCAGATATAGTTGACCTGAAGGGAAAACGGCTTTTTAATGATAAGAGTATCAGTACAATATTTCATTTAATGAACGATTATTTCGTGATTGGCAGAAGCAAAGATTTTGGAGAGGATTCTAGCTGGGGTTATAATTACAGGCGAATTCAGGAAGTAGATATTTACAATGTAAAGACGAAAAAAACCATCACTTTGGATAAAGACCGCTCCAGAGTAGAACTTTATTTAACATTTGATCATCATAAACTGGAAGATGAAGGGTTAAAACCAGTGCTATCAAGAAGATATTCTAACTATGATGAAGATATATACTGCATCAATGCCGCAGGAGAGTTGGTAGTGAAAAGGTTTCAAGGTAAATAA
- a CDS encoding protein-disulfide reductase DsbD, translating into MKKVLLLLLMATMFIALPAIKSYALVTQDTTATAPPDDIVFTEVGSAQDSAANMQVKTEKDTLKKDAVKAGKTTVTGKDAPKQSLWVTFGLGLLAGIAAFFLPCIFPMVPLTVGFFTKRAESRAKGIRSAIIYGLSIIVIYVGLGVIITLIWGASALNEISTDGFFNIFIFLILIVFGVSFLGAFEITLPSSFVNKLDAKSDAKGLSGIFFMAATLAVVSFSCTGPLIGTSLVAINTDLLTPVIVMFGFSLSLALIFTMFAIFPSLMTGLPKSGGWLNSIKVFLGFLELGLSLKFLSTADLAYHWGILDREIFLAIWIVLALILGVYLLGKIKFSHDSDLPYISVPRLFIATATFVFAIYLIPGLWGAPLKAVSALVPPLSTQDFVIGQDSGGGSNQTAATSHAKRKYAEFLHIPHNIDGFFDYQEALAYAKEVKKPLFLDFTGHGCVNCREMEARVWSDPRVLKKLKEDYVVVSLYTDDKTSLPEAEQFDSKILGTKVNTVGKKFKHLQAERFNTISQPYYVLLGTDEKELVSPPIGVEFDIDKYLQYLDNGLSGFAKK; encoded by the coding sequence ATGAAAAAGGTTTTATTATTGTTGTTAATGGCTACAATGTTTATTGCATTGCCAGCCATTAAGAGTTACGCCCTCGTAACACAAGATACCACAGCAACCGCTCCTCCTGATGATATTGTTTTTACCGAGGTTGGTTCAGCACAGGATAGTGCTGCCAATATGCAGGTAAAAACGGAAAAAGATACCCTTAAAAAAGATGCGGTTAAGGCAGGAAAAACTACGGTAACTGGAAAAGATGCTCCAAAACAATCACTTTGGGTAACCTTTGGTTTGGGCCTTTTGGCCGGTATTGCTGCTTTTTTTCTTCCATGTATTTTTCCGATGGTTCCGCTTACTGTCGGTTTCTTTACCAAAAGAGCCGAAAGCAGGGCAAAAGGAATCAGGAGTGCTATTATTTATGGTTTATCGATTATTGTAATTTATGTGGGTTTAGGCGTAATTATTACCTTGATCTGGGGCGCCAGTGCATTAAATGAAATATCGACCGATGGATTTTTTAATATTTTCATCTTTCTTATCCTAATTGTTTTTGGCGTATCGTTTCTAGGCGCTTTCGAAATCACGCTACCAAGTTCGTTTGTAAATAAACTCGATGCAAAATCGGATGCTAAAGGTTTAAGCGGAATCTTTTTTATGGCTGCAACCCTGGCAGTTGTTTCCTTTTCTTGTACAGGGCCATTAATTGGAACATCTTTGGTCGCCATTAATACCGATCTGTTAACACCAGTTATCGTCATGTTCGGCTTTTCGCTATCATTGGCGTTAATTTTTACCATGTTTGCTATTTTCCCAAGTTTAATGACGGGACTACCAAAATCAGGCGGTTGGTTAAACTCAATTAAAGTTTTTCTGGGGTTCCTAGAGTTGGGTTTATCATTAAAATTTCTTTCAACAGCCGATCTGGCCTATCACTGGGGAATATTGGACCGGGAGATATTCCTGGCGATATGGATTGTACTGGCCTTAATTTTGGGTGTTTATTTATTGGGAAAAATTAAGTTTTCTCATGATAGCGACCTCCCTTATATTTCTGTGCCAAGATTATTTATTGCAACAGCAACTTTTGTGTTTGCCATTTATCTCATCCCAGGTTTATGGGGAGCACCTTTAAAAGCTGTAAGTGCACTGGTCCCCCCGCTATCTACCCAGGATTTTGTAATCGGACAAGATAGTGGTGGCGGATCAAACCAAACGGCAGCAACTAGCCATGCTAAACGTAAATATGCTGAATTCCTGCACATTCCGCATAATATTGATGGTTTTTTTGATTATCAGGAAGCATTAGCTTATGCCAAAGAAGTAAAAAAACCGTTATTTCTCGATTTTACCGGACATGGTTGTGTAAATTGCCGCGAAATGGAAGCCAGGGTTTGGTCTGACCCAAGAGTGCTTAAAAAATTGAAAGAAGATTATGTGGTGGTATCGCTTTATACGGATGATAAAACCAGTTTACCTGAAGCAGAACAATTTGACTCTAAAATTTTAGGCACAAAAGTGAATACCGTTGGTAAAAAATTCAAACATTTGCAGGCCGAAAGATTTAATACTATTTCGCAACCATATTATGTACTTTTGGGGACTGATGAAAAAGAATTAGTTTCTCCTCCTATTGGAGTAGAATTTGATATAGATAAATATTTGCAATATCTGGATAATGGATTATCAGGATTTGCCAAGAAATAA
- a CDS encoding 7TM diverse intracellular signaling domain-containing protein — protein sequence MNKVFFLFLFFLNPLRVCFAQQGNPILIDTAKKFNISKHGYFYEDRDLNLNIDSIIKYKQANKLSPLKPGKVFSKGYTQSYYWVAFDIENTLNQSVHLMFKEQSSSINKLQLFKVDEQGKIYPLGLTGDHFPFKQRPYRNRSFIYPMVLSPHEKATFYLWADKRGQNMYMPMSIGRDVDIIQAEIPQHTLFGFYTGIFVFAVIFNLLLFASVRDNIHLYYAIYIFCTLVFILEEEGLAFQWFYPNLPGLQDYMRLIMASLSCGLLIQVMQLFVNQNRSNSKLYRFTNYYKRFCWAMSIIPVFMLFKSFIFLEKTVFYINNFLALLTVIIIIICVVERIRSGYKLGWYYFIATVMLLFGVFNYVFNTLGLTNFNLLKPNGLVVGLTAEIIFLSFALTQRYNFLKKEKETLLEEKSKHQVDLADGIFNAQEDERTRLARDLHDDLGGTLSIIKLNITAFQHKVLKLTENDRIFYDQTISMIEKACADLREISHNLMPKNFEQLGLIETLKENFITLNHSGKIAFEFVYQVEHPIESSMEITIYRMVNELVNNINRHSLATKATIQILSFDERINIMAEDNGIGFSQEEDKKGLGMQNIRSRVSYLNGKIQVDSNQNGTTIVIDIPLK from the coding sequence ATGAATAAAGTTTTCTTCTTATTTCTATTTTTCCTAAATCCACTTCGCGTATGCTTTGCACAGCAGGGCAACCCAATTTTGATCGACACGGCCAAGAAATTTAATATCAGTAAACATGGTTACTTTTATGAGGATCGGGATTTAAACCTGAACATCGATTCTATCATAAAATATAAGCAGGCCAATAAACTCAGTCCGCTAAAACCTGGCAAAGTTTTTAGTAAGGGTTACACCCAATCTTATTATTGGGTTGCTTTCGATATCGAAAATACCTTAAATCAATCTGTGCACCTCATGTTTAAGGAGCAGAGCTCAAGTATTAACAAACTCCAGTTGTTTAAAGTAGATGAGCAAGGAAAGATTTATCCGCTAGGCTTAACAGGCGATCATTTCCCTTTTAAACAACGTCCTTATCGCAACAGAAGCTTCATTTATCCAATGGTTCTTTCGCCTCATGAAAAAGCTACTTTTTATTTATGGGCAGATAAACGCGGACAGAATATGTATATGCCAATGTCCATCGGACGCGATGTTGATATTATTCAGGCAGAAATTCCACAGCACACCTTATTTGGATTTTATACAGGCATTTTTGTTTTTGCCGTAATATTTAACCTATTGCTGTTTGCCTCTGTTAGAGATAACATTCACCTATATTATGCAATTTACATTTTTTGCACCCTAGTTTTTATCCTGGAAGAAGAAGGGCTGGCTTTTCAATGGTTTTATCCGAACCTGCCAGGTCTTCAAGACTACATGCGCCTAATTATGGCATCACTAAGCTGTGGCCTGTTAATCCAGGTGATGCAACTGTTTGTAAATCAAAATCGCTCAAACAGTAAGTTATACCGCTTTACAAACTATTACAAAAGATTCTGCTGGGCCATGTCGATCATTCCGGTGTTTATGCTCTTCAAATCATTTATTTTTTTAGAAAAAACGGTTTTTTACATCAACAATTTTCTTGCGCTCCTTACGGTAATCATTATTATTATTTGTGTGGTAGAAAGAATAAGATCAGGCTACAAGTTGGGCTGGTATTATTTTATTGCAACCGTGATGTTATTATTTGGTGTTTTTAATTATGTTTTTAATACGTTAGGGCTCACCAACTTTAATTTATTAAAGCCAAATGGTTTGGTGGTAGGTTTAACAGCCGAAATTATTTTCCTTTCTTTTGCACTAACACAGCGGTATAATTTTTTAAAAAAAGAAAAAGAAACTCTGCTGGAAGAAAAAAGTAAACACCAGGTAGACCTCGCCGATGGCATTTTTAATGCTCAGGAAGATGAACGCACACGTTTGGCCCGCGATCTTCATGATGACCTCGGCGGCACGCTTTCCATTATAAAACTAAATATCACCGCTTTTCAGCACAAAGTTTTAAAACTTACAGAAAATGACCGCATATTTTACGACCAAACCATTAGCATGATTGAAAAGGCATGTGCCGACTTAAGGGAAATTTCGCACAATTTAATGCCTAAAAACTTTGAGCAACTGGGTTTAATTGAAACCCTGAAAGAAAACTTCATCACCTTAAATCACTCGGGTAAAATTGCTTTCGAATTTGTTTACCAGGTAGAACACCCCATCGAAAGCTCCATGGAAATTACCATTTACCGTATGGTTAACGAGCTCGTAAATAATATCAACAGGCACTCTTTGGCAACCAAAGCGACCATTCAGATTTTATCTTTTGATGAAAGGATCAATATCATGGCTGAAGACAACGGTATTGGTTTTAGTCAGGAAGAGGATAAAAAGGGACTAGGTATGCAGAATATACGCTCGAGGGTAAGCTATTTGAACGGGAAAATTCAGGTAGACAGTAATCAAAATGGAACCACAATCGTTATTGATATCCCGCTGAAATAA